From one Pseudomonas fluorescens genomic stretch:
- a CDS encoding chemotaxis protein: MASQNARADSLSLLLFTLRSGKLMAINLLKVSEIIPCPPLTKLPESHPHVKGVATLRGNSLSVIDLSRAIGERPLEDPNGGCLIVTDISRSKQGLHVQAVSKIVHCLSTDIKPPPYGSGSKSFITGVTRVDNTLVQVLDIEKVIHGIAPPPPEVATSELNAEDAAVLAAANILVVDDSQVALQQSVHTLRNLGIECHTARSAKDAIKTLLELQGTEREINVVVSDIEMSEMDGFAFTRTLRETPDFKHLYVLLHTSLDSAMNSDKAKDAGANAVLTKFSSPELTDCLIVAARTVAFEER; encoded by the coding sequence ATGGCGTCGCAAAATGCCCGCGCGGACTCGCTGTCGCTGCTGCTGTTTACCCTGCGCAGCGGCAAGCTGATGGCGATCAACCTGCTCAAGGTCAGTGAAATCATCCCATGCCCGCCGCTGACCAAGCTGCCGGAATCACACCCCCACGTCAAAGGCGTGGCCACCCTGCGCGGCAACTCGCTGTCGGTCATCGACCTGTCCCGGGCCATCGGCGAACGACCGCTGGAAGACCCCAACGGCGGCTGCCTGATCGTCACCGACATCAGCCGCTCCAAGCAGGGCCTGCATGTGCAGGCGGTGAGCAAGATCGTCCATTGCCTGAGCACCGACATCAAGCCGCCGCCGTATGGCTCGGGCAGCAAATCGTTCATCACTGGCGTGACCCGGGTCGACAACACCCTGGTGCAGGTGCTGGATATCGAGAAGGTCATCCACGGTATCGCCCCGCCGCCGCCCGAGGTAGCGACCTCCGAGCTCAATGCCGAAGACGCCGCGGTGCTGGCCGCCGCCAACATCCTGGTGGTCGATGACAGCCAGGTGGCGCTGCAACAGTCGGTGCACACCCTGCGCAACCTCGGCATCGAGTGCCACACCGCACGCAGCGCCAAGGATGCGATCAAAACCCTGCTGGAGCTGCAAGGCACCGAGCGCGAGATCAACGTGGTGGTGTCGGACATCGAAATGTCCGAGATGGACGGCTTCGCCTTCACTCGTACCCTGCGCGAAACCCCGGACTTCAAGCACCTCTATGTGCTGCTGCATACCTCGCTGGACAGCGCCATGAACAGCGACAAAGCCAAGGATGCCGGGGCCAATGCGGTGCTGACCAAGTTCTCCTCGCCGGAACTGACCGACTGCCTGATCGTCGCCGCCCGCACCGTAGCCTTCGAAGAACGCTGA
- the norR gene encoding nitric oxide reductase transcriptional regulator NorR encodes MTAKSLLTALLPLVSDLSRELPERERYRRLLEAMRSLLPCDAAALLRLDGEWLVPLAVDGLSTDTLGRRFKVDEHPRFAAILSREEPTRFASDSELPDPYDGLVEGLHQQLEVHDCMGCPLFVDERPWGLITLDALDPEQFQQVELDALQAFASLAAATVNVAERIEHLALRAEDEHQRAEVYRQASGQQHKELIGQSKAHKRLLEEIRLVGSSDLTVLITGETGVGKELVAQAIHQASSRAERPMISLNCAALPDTLVESELFGHVRGAFTGAVGERRGKFELANGGTLFLDEVGELSLSVQAKLLRVLQSGQLQRLGSDQEHRVDVRLIAATNRDLAEEVRAGRYRADFYHRLSVYPLLVPPLRERGRDVLLLSGYFLEQNRSRMGLGSLRLSPEAQAALIAYNWPGNVRELEHLIGRSALKALGQHPQRPKILTLDAGDLDLRPIESIPTQAETTLPTQAPLPAGDLRQALDDYQRQLIQACLERHQHNWASTARELGLDRANLSRLARRLGLR; translated from the coding sequence ATGACCGCAAAATCCCTGCTCACCGCCTTGCTCCCGCTGGTCAGCGACCTGTCCCGCGAACTGCCCGAACGCGAGCGCTACCGGCGCCTGCTCGAAGCCATGCGCAGCTTGCTGCCGTGCGACGCCGCCGCGCTGCTGCGCCTGGACGGCGAGTGGCTGGTGCCGCTGGCGGTGGACGGCTTGAGCACCGATACCCTCGGGCGGCGCTTCAAGGTCGATGAGCATCCTCGCTTTGCGGCCATCCTCAGCCGCGAAGAACCAACCCGCTTTGCCAGTGACAGCGAGCTGCCCGACCCGTACGACGGCCTGGTCGAAGGCCTGCACCAGCAGCTTGAGGTGCACGACTGCATGGGCTGCCCGCTGTTTGTCGACGAACGGCCCTGGGGCCTGATCACCCTCGATGCGCTGGACCCGGAGCAGTTCCAGCAGGTCGAGCTCGATGCCTTGCAAGCCTTTGCCAGCCTGGCGGCGGCCACGGTCAACGTCGCCGAGCGCATTGAACACCTGGCCTTGCGTGCAGAAGATGAGCACCAGCGCGCCGAGGTGTACCGCCAGGCCAGCGGTCAGCAGCACAAGGAACTGATCGGCCAGAGCAAGGCGCACAAGCGCCTGCTGGAAGAAATCCGCCTGGTCGGCAGTAGCGACCTGACGGTGTTGATCACCGGCGAAACCGGGGTGGGCAAGGAGTTGGTGGCCCAGGCCATCCATCAAGCCTCAAGCCGCGCCGAGCGGCCGATGATCAGCCTCAACTGCGCGGCGCTGCCCGACACCCTGGTCGAGAGCGAGCTGTTCGGTCATGTCCGTGGTGCCTTTACCGGTGCAGTGGGCGAGCGGCGCGGCAAGTTCGAGCTGGCCAATGGCGGTACGTTGTTTCTCGATGAAGTCGGCGAGTTGTCGCTGAGCGTGCAGGCCAAGCTGCTGCGCGTGCTGCAAAGCGGCCAGCTGCAGCGCCTGGGCTCGGACCAGGAGCACCGCGTCGATGTGCGCCTGATCGCCGCGACCAACCGCGACCTGGCCGAAGAAGTACGCGCCGGGCGTTACCGCGCCGACTTCTACCATCGCCTGAGCGTGTACCCGCTGCTGGTGCCGCCGCTGCGTGAGCGCGGCCGCGATGTGCTGCTGCTCAGCGGCTACTTTCTGGAGCAGAACCGCTCGCGCATGGGCCTGGGCAGCCTGCGCCTGAGCCCCGAAGCCCAGGCCGCGCTGATTGCCTACAACTGGCCGGGGAACGTGCGCGAGCTGGAACACCTGATCGGCCGCTCGGCGCTCAAGGCGCTGGGACAGCACCCGCAACGGCCGAAGATCCTCACTCTGGATGCCGGTGACCTTGATTTACGCCCTATCGAGTCGATCCCCACACAAGCCGAAACAACTTTGCCAACGCAAGCACCGCTACCCGCCGGCGACCTGCGCCAGGCCCTGGATGACTACCAGCGCCAGCTGATCCAGGCCTGCCTGGAGCGCCACCAGCACAACTGGGCCAGCACTGCCCGCGAGCTGGGCCTGGACCGGGCCAATCTCAGTCGCCTGGCGCGGCGCTTGGGTCTACGCTGA
- the hmpA gene encoding NO-inducible flavohemoprotein, with amino-acid sequence MLNAQDRAIVKATVPLLESGGEALTTHFYKLMLSEYPQVRPLFNQAHQASGDQPRALANGVLMYARHIDQLEQLGGLVGQIINKHVALQILPEHYPIVGSCLLRAIEEVLGKEIATPEVIAAWGAAYQQLADILIGAEGEVYAQKAAAPGGWRGARAFKLVERVEESSEIVSFYFAPVDGGAILQAEPGQYIGLQLVIDGVEQRRNYSLSALSDAGQYRISVKREAGGKVSNYLHEQFAVGDSINLFPPSGEFTLSESAKPLVLISGGVGITPTLPMLEAALESGRLVHFIHCARNGAVHAFRDWVDELAARHPQLKRFYCYAEDDGVSQPADAVGLLSADQLGQWLPQERDVDAYFLGPKAFMASIKRHLKGLGVPEQQSRYEFFGPASALE; translated from the coding sequence ATGCTCAATGCCCAGGATCGTGCAATCGTCAAAGCCACCGTACCCTTGCTGGAAAGCGGCGGTGAAGCGCTGACCACCCATTTCTACAAACTGATGCTCAGCGAGTACCCCCAAGTGCGCCCGCTGTTCAACCAGGCGCACCAGGCCAGCGGCGACCAGCCACGGGCCCTGGCCAATGGCGTATTGATGTACGCCCGGCACATCGACCAGCTCGAACAACTGGGCGGCCTGGTCGGCCAGATCATCAACAAGCATGTGGCCTTGCAGATCCTTCCAGAGCACTACCCGATCGTCGGTAGTTGCCTGCTGCGCGCCATCGAAGAAGTCCTCGGCAAGGAAATTGCCACCCCCGAAGTGATCGCGGCCTGGGGCGCGGCCTATCAGCAACTGGCCGATATCCTCATCGGCGCGGAAGGCGAGGTCTATGCGCAAAAAGCTGCTGCCCCGGGTGGCTGGCGTGGTGCGCGCGCGTTCAAGCTGGTCGAGCGGGTCGAGGAGAGCAGCGAGATCGTCTCGTTCTACTTCGCTCCGGTTGATGGCGGTGCGATCCTGCAGGCCGAGCCCGGCCAGTACATTGGCCTGCAACTGGTCATCGACGGTGTCGAACAGCGCCGCAACTATTCGCTGTCGGCCCTGAGCGATGCCGGCCAGTACCGCATCAGTGTCAAGCGCGAAGCCGGCGGCAAGGTCTCCAACTACCTGCACGAGCAGTTCGCGGTAGGCGACAGCATCAACCTGTTCCCGCCATCGGGCGAGTTCACCCTGAGCGAGAGCGCCAAGCCATTGGTGCTGATCAGCGGCGGGGTGGGTATCACCCCGACCCTGCCGATGCTCGAAGCGGCGCTGGAAAGCGGTCGCCTGGTGCACTTCATTCACTGCGCGCGCAACGGCGCGGTGCACGCCTTCCGCGACTGGGTCGATGAACTGGCGGCGCGCCACCCGCAGCTCAAGCGCTTCTACTGCTATGCCGAAGACGATGGCGTCAGCCAGCCGGCGGACGCCGTGGGCCTGCTCAGCGCCGATCAGCTCGGCCAGTGGCTGCCGCAGGAGCGTGATGTGGACGCCTACTTCCTTGGGCCAAAAGCTTTCATGGCCAGCATCAAGCGCCACCTCAAGGGCCTGGGAGTACCGGAGCAGCAGAGCCGCTACGAGTTCTTCGGCCCGGCCTCGGCCCTGGAGTAA
- a CDS encoding phosphate-starvation-inducible protein PsiE — translation MSINWADKLRKSLHGSADSLGNLCVEAFHYLALFGIGGITAYAAVVTFIEMLGKGVSVDDILLLFIYLELGAMVGIYFKTNHMPIRFLLYVAITALTRLLIGDVSHHKAPDPGLLYVCGGILLLAFSILVVRYASYRYPSTKAIDASGKEIEEAK, via the coding sequence GTGAGCATCAATTGGGCTGACAAACTGCGCAAGAGCCTGCATGGCTCGGCCGACTCGCTGGGCAACCTGTGCGTCGAGGCGTTCCATTACCTGGCCCTGTTCGGCATCGGTGGCATCACCGCCTACGCGGCGGTGGTCACCTTCATCGAGATGCTCGGCAAGGGCGTCAGCGTCGACGACATCCTGCTGCTGTTCATCTACCTCGAGCTCGGCGCCATGGTGGGGATCTACTTCAAGACCAACCACATGCCGATCCGCTTCCTGCTCTATGTAGCGATCACCGCACTGACCCGCCTGCTGATTGGCGACGTGTCGCACCACAAGGCACCGGACCCCGGTTTGCTCTACGTGTGCGGCGGCATCCTGTTGCTGGCGTTCTCGATCCTGGTGGTGCGCTACGCCTCGTACCGCTACCCGTCGACCAAGGCCATCGATGCTAGTGGCAAGGAGATCGAGGAAGCAAAATAA
- a CDS encoding DUF3509 domain-containing protein → MINPFEQINDAFSPEYRVNLSIERLDGSIMLTLSNDTGIVAKRLISPAQRNDPQRLQRLIESVQFGLAIEQGHNTVEVLAAMNEDRAFLRNISR, encoded by the coding sequence ATGATCAACCCCTTCGAACAGATCAACGACGCTTTTAGCCCCGAGTACCGGGTCAACCTGAGTATCGAGCGGCTCGACGGCAGCATCATGCTGACCCTCTCCAACGACACCGGCATCGTCGCCAAACGGCTGATCAGCCCGGCCCAGCGCAACGACCCGCAGCGCCTGCAGCGCTTGATCGAGAGCGTCCAGTTCGGTCTCGCCATCGAACAGGGTCATAACACTGTGGAGGTACTTGCGGCCATGAACGAAGATCGTGCTTTTTTGCGAAACATCTCGCGTTAA
- a CDS encoding PAAR domain-containing protein, with product MVYRLNLSGRGAGQHGDPTTSGATCLSSQSSHLQNGVGNLRLGDATTPCPPCGQAGKIAEGYDGWTINGLPIAVDGAQIDCGCPAGSNRLVAPSEGVSSRAVPASGGFAEPARQAFSPPASTPRSAPVATANPASAMSGAPGTLEPGFHVVPRSMSGQQVLAHLGGESRYLSARLQRLTPTFAEGFKAGELFVIGDPDNGTSCTREEAQLMAAAAQVREALAPLDEEEANFMVRYQGEIAGLFSSASQSMGVGKDMLGHGLRQVEASLRALEQLHQRSFSTYGHLNSPQFFASRQQLYRQLDAQLKTAFLNKPLNQGSYDSLRRDLGISTKSLVHHWSRAGAPGEIPGYATHLEQVSRTAKYLKHGGMSALH from the coding sequence ATGGTCTATCGCCTGAACCTCAGTGGTCGCGGCGCCGGGCAGCATGGCGACCCGACCACCAGCGGGGCGACCTGCCTCAGCAGCCAGTCCAGTCACCTGCAGAACGGGGTGGGCAATCTGCGCCTGGGCGATGCCACCACGCCGTGTCCGCCATGCGGCCAGGCCGGCAAGATTGCCGAAGGGTATGACGGCTGGACCATTAACGGGCTGCCGATTGCCGTTGACGGTGCGCAGATTGACTGCGGCTGCCCGGCCGGGAGCAATCGGCTGGTGGCACCTTCGGAGGGTGTGAGCAGCAGAGCGGTGCCGGCATCGGGCGGATTTGCCGAGCCGGCTCGCCAGGCCTTCAGCCCGCCTGCGTCGACACCCAGATCCGCCCCCGTCGCCACGGCTAACCCCGCTTCGGCCATGTCCGGCGCGCCGGGCACGCTGGAGCCGGGCTTCCATGTAGTGCCACGCAGCATGTCGGGTCAGCAGGTGCTGGCGCACCTTGGCGGCGAAAGCCGCTACCTGAGCGCCCGGCTGCAGCGGCTCACCCCTACCTTCGCCGAAGGTTTCAAGGCCGGTGAACTGTTCGTCATCGGCGATCCCGACAATGGCACCAGTTGCACACGCGAGGAAGCCCAACTGATGGCTGCTGCCGCCCAGGTGCGCGAGGCACTGGCGCCGCTGGACGAAGAAGAAGCCAACTTCATGGTCCGCTACCAGGGCGAGATCGCCGGCTTGTTCAGCAGTGCCAGCCAGTCGATGGGCGTCGGCAAGGACATGCTCGGTCATGGCTTACGCCAGGTTGAAGCCAGCTTGCGCGCGCTTGAGCAGCTGCATCAGCGTTCGTTCAGTACCTACGGGCATCTGAACAGCCCGCAGTTTTTCGCCTCTCGCCAACAGCTATACCGCCAGCTGGATGCCCAGTTGAAGACGGCGTTTCTCAACAAGCCGTTGAACCAGGGCAGTTACGACAGCCTGCGTCGAGACCTCGGCATCTCGACCAAAAGCCTGGTTCACCACTGGAGCCGTGCCGGTGCGCCGGGTGAGATCCCCGGTTATGCCACGCACCTGGAACAGGTATCCAGGACAGCGAAATACCTTAAACACGGGGGGATGTCGGCATTGCACTAG
- a CDS encoding HPF/RaiA family ribosome-associated protein yields MQIQVNSDNHIQGNIRLEEWVRSTVESTLERFDEDLTRIEVHLRDENGDKPGPHDKRCQMEARPKGHQPISVSHKSASLDQAVEGAAIKLNHALEHFYGKLRSKRAVTQQSADGAQNDGLLQEEFLENEQARIN; encoded by the coding sequence ATGCAAATCCAAGTCAATAGCGACAACCATATTCAAGGCAACATCCGGCTGGAAGAGTGGGTCCGCAGCACGGTAGAAAGCACGCTCGAACGATTTGACGAAGACCTCACCCGCATCGAGGTCCACCTGCGCGACGAGAATGGCGACAAGCCAGGTCCGCACGACAAACGCTGCCAGATGGAGGCACGCCCAAAAGGCCATCAACCGATTTCCGTAAGCCACAAATCCGCATCCCTCGACCAGGCTGTCGAAGGCGCCGCAATCAAACTGAACCACGCCCTGGAACACTTCTACGGCAAACTGCGCAGCAAACGCGCAGTCACCCAGCAAAGCGCTGACGGCGCCCAGAATGACGGGCTGTTGCAGGAAGAGTTTCTCGAGAACGAGCAAGCTCGCATCAACTGA
- the fecA gene encoding TonB-dependent Fe(3+) dicitrate receptor FecA: MPLRPSPLAQALLLGASLSFSAVAAQAAEAPARTYQIAPTTLENALNQFGRESGVLISFGSQLTSGVHSPGLQGQYSPQQGLDALLQGTGLQARAEGDNAFSLQPLAAASAPVELGASTVVGDWLGAAQQDNVFEHAGARDVIRREEFERSGATTAREVLNRIPGVNAPENNGTGSHDMALNFGIRGLNPRLASRSTVLMDGIPVPFAPYGQPQLSFAPLSMGNMDAVDVVRGGGAVRYGPQNVGGIVNFVTRAIPDEPTVKAGLQTQTSPSSSHDGFKTSANLLAGGTNANGLGGALLYSGSRGGDWREHSDTQIDDLILKGKYQLDEANSLHAMAQYYEGEAQMPGGLSVADYDADPYQSTRLKDKFWGRRTMFNFGYDYKEDARQFSVNSFFTKTLRSGYLDQGSFVSLSPREYWVRGIETRFSQGFALGESWHEVGVGYRYINEAGHELRYREPIAANQLPTTVSRNDRDTRGSTEAHAIFLDDRIDIGQWTITPGIRYEMIDCAQSNKLNGQRYQGDYNTVLPALNVMYHLTDSWNLYANTEGSFGSVQYSQMPNRVSSGEVKPEKARTWELGTRYDNGNLQAEIGAFLINFDNQYESNQTNDSVIARGETRHQGIETSVKYALEGLNPALAGFDVYATYAFVDAKIREDGPNKGNRVPFSSRHKGTLGIGYTEGQWKLNLDSTYQSDQFADNANTSAESADGSTGRIPGYMLFSSRAAYEFGPQLANLNVAVGVKNIFNHQYYTRSFDDNNKGKYVGEPRTVYLQTSVAF; encoded by the coding sequence ATGCCCCTTCGACCGAGTCCACTTGCCCAGGCCCTGCTGCTGGGTGCCAGCCTGAGTTTCAGCGCCGTTGCCGCCCAGGCAGCAGAGGCCCCGGCGCGCACTTATCAGATCGCCCCGACCACGCTGGAAAACGCCCTGAACCAGTTCGGCCGGGAAAGCGGTGTGCTGATCTCGTTTGGCTCGCAGCTCACCAGTGGCGTGCACAGCCCCGGCCTGCAAGGCCAGTACAGCCCGCAGCAGGGCCTCGATGCGTTGTTGCAAGGCACTGGCCTGCAAGCCCGTGCCGAAGGTGACAACGCCTTCAGCCTGCAACCGCTCGCCGCAGCCAGTGCGCCGGTCGAGCTCGGCGCCTCTACCGTGGTCGGCGACTGGCTGGGCGCAGCGCAACAGGACAACGTCTTCGAACATGCCGGCGCCCGCGATGTGATCCGCCGCGAAGAATTCGAACGCAGCGGCGCCACCACCGCGCGCGAAGTGCTCAACCGCATCCCCGGGGTCAACGCCCCGGAAAACAACGGCACCGGCAGCCACGACATGGCGCTGAACTTCGGTATTCGCGGGCTCAACCCACGCCTGGCCTCGCGCTCGACGGTGCTGATGGACGGCATCCCGGTGCCTTTCGCGCCCTATGGCCAGCCGCAGCTGTCGTTCGCCCCGCTCAGCATGGGCAACATGGACGCCGTGGACGTGGTGCGCGGCGGCGGTGCGGTGCGCTATGGCCCGCAGAACGTCGGCGGCATCGTCAACTTCGTGACCCGGGCGATTCCCGACGAGCCGACGGTGAAAGCCGGTTTGCAGACCCAGACCAGCCCGTCGTCCAGCCATGATGGCTTCAAGACCAGCGCCAACCTGCTCGCTGGCGGCACCAACGCCAACGGCCTGGGCGGCGCCCTGCTCTACTCCGGCAGCCGCGGCGGCGACTGGCGCGAGCACAGCGATACGCAGATCGACGACCTGATCCTCAAGGGCAAATACCAGCTCGACGAAGCCAACAGCCTGCACGCCATGGCCCAGTACTACGAAGGCGAAGCGCAGATGCCCGGCGGCCTGAGCGTTGCCGACTACGATGCCGACCCGTACCAGTCGACCCGCCTGAAGGACAAGTTCTGGGGCCGCCGGACGATGTTCAACTTCGGCTACGACTACAAGGAAGACGCCCGCCAGTTCAGCGTCAACAGCTTCTTCACCAAGACCCTGCGCAGCGGCTACCTGGACCAGGGCAGCTTCGTCTCGCTGTCACCGCGCGAGTACTGGGTACGCGGCATCGAAACGCGTTTCTCCCAAGGCTTTGCCCTCGGCGAGAGCTGGCATGAAGTGGGCGTCGGCTACCGTTACATCAACGAAGCCGGCCATGAACTGCGCTACCGCGAACCGATCGCCGCCAACCAGCTGCCGACCACCGTCAGCCGCAACGACCGCGACACCCGTGGCAGCACCGAAGCCCACGCGATTTTCCTCGATGACCGCATCGACATCGGCCAGTGGACCATCACCCCGGGTATCCGCTACGAAATGATCGACTGCGCGCAGTCCAACAAGCTCAACGGCCAGCGCTACCAGGGCGACTACAACACCGTCCTGCCGGCGCTCAACGTCATGTATCACCTGACTGACAGCTGGAACCTGTACGCCAACACCGAAGGCTCGTTCGGCAGCGTGCAATACAGCCAGATGCCCAACCGGGTCAGCAGCGGCGAAGTGAAACCGGAAAAAGCCCGTACCTGGGAGCTGGGTACCCGCTATGACAACGGCAACCTGCAGGCCGAAATCGGCGCCTTTTTGATCAACTTCGACAACCAGTACGAAAGCAACCAGACCAACGATTCGGTAATCGCCCGCGGCGAAACCCGCCACCAGGGCATCGAGACCAGCGTCAAGTACGCCCTCGAAGGCCTGAACCCGGCGCTGGCAGGTTTCGACGTGTACGCCACCTACGCCTTTGTCGATGCGAAAATCCGCGAAGATGGGCCGAACAAGGGCAATCGTGTACCCTTCTCGTCGCGCCACAAAGGCACCCTCGGCATTGGCTACACCGAGGGCCAATGGAAGCTCAACCTCGACAGCACCTACCAGAGCGACCAGTTCGCCGACAACGCCAACACCTCGGCCGAAAGCGCCGACGGCAGCACCGGACGCATCCCCGGCTACATGCTGTTCAGCAGCCGCGCGGCCTATGAGTTCGGCCCGCAACTGGCGAACCTCAACGTCGCCGTGGGGGTGAAGAATATCTTCAATCACCAGTACTACACCCGCTCGTTCGACGACAACAACAAGGGCAAGTACGTGGGTGAACCCCGTACGGTATACCTGCAGACCTCCGTCGCGTTCTGA
- a CDS encoding FecR domain-containing protein has product MQGGALDARQQQAMQQWLQADDNHRRAWEHIQRVNQRLRGLSSPLAHAALQAPRSASRRRALKTLLILGVGSASGLALQQHNRLPTLLADYRSPVGERRRLALDDGSLLQLNTRSAADVRFDTSQRLVRLLEGELQLTVAGDTRPLQLRSDHGLLNLSNGRYNLRQFAGYSQLAVFEGSASLAGNRLGGGQQARFNGPQWQASQALDSNAGAWVDGMLVAAHMPLGAFLDELGRYRRGQLNCAPEVANLLISGSYPVADSERILDLLEVALPVRVRRFTRYWVTVEARA; this is encoded by the coding sequence ATGCAGGGCGGCGCCCTCGATGCGCGTCAGCAACAGGCCATGCAGCAATGGTTGCAGGCCGACGACAACCACCGGCGCGCCTGGGAGCATATTCAGCGGGTCAACCAGCGTCTGCGCGGGCTGTCGTCACCCCTGGCCCACGCCGCCTTGCAGGCGCCCCGCTCGGCCAGCCGCCGTCGGGCGCTGAAAACCCTGTTGATCCTCGGGGTCGGCAGCGCCAGCGGCCTGGCCTTGCAGCAGCACAACCGGTTGCCGACATTGCTCGCCGATTACCGTAGCCCGGTCGGTGAGCGCCGGCGCCTGGCGCTGGACGACGGCAGCCTGCTGCAACTGAACACCCGCAGCGCCGCCGATGTGCGTTTCGATACCAGCCAGCGCCTGGTGCGCCTGCTGGAAGGTGAACTGCAACTGACCGTGGCCGGCGATACACGACCGTTGCAACTGCGCAGCGACCACGGCCTGCTGAACCTGAGCAATGGCCGCTACAACTTGCGTCAGTTTGCCGGGTACAGCCAGTTGGCGGTATTCGAAGGCAGCGCCAGCCTGGCCGGCAATCGCCTGGGTGGCGGTCAGCAAGCGCGTTTCAACGGCCCGCAATGGCAGGCCAGCCAGGCCCTGGACAGCAATGCCGGAGCCTGGGTCGACGGCATGCTGGTGGCTGCGCACATGCCCCTTGGGGCGTTTCTCGACGAGCTCGGCCGCTACCGCCGCGGCCAGCTCAACTGCGCGCCAGAGGTGGCCAACTTGCTGATCTCCGGCAGTTATCCAGTGGCCGACAGCGAGCGCATTCTCGACCTGCTCGAGGTGGCGTTACCGGTGCGCGTGCGGCGTTTTACCCGCTACTGGGTGACGGTCGAAGCGCGCGCCTGA
- a CDS encoding sigma-70 family RNA polymerase sigma factor — MPSASSSSLEGLYLDHHNWLTGWLRRRLGCPDSAADLAQDTFTRLLQARETPLLNEPRAFLTTVAKRVLCNHYRRQDLERAYLQALAQLPEALAPSEEHRAIIFETLLELDRLLDGLPLAVKRAFLMAQVDGLSYSEIAAQLGISLATVKRHLNKAAMRCYFAL, encoded by the coding sequence GTGCCCAGCGCTTCCTCTTCCTCGCTCGAAGGCCTCTACCTCGACCATCACAACTGGCTGACCGGCTGGTTGCGCCGGCGTCTGGGCTGCCCCGACAGCGCTGCGGACCTGGCCCAGGACACCTTCACGCGCCTGCTCCAGGCTCGCGAAACGCCGCTGCTGAACGAGCCGCGGGCGTTCCTCACCACCGTGGCCAAGCGGGTGTTGTGCAATCACTACCGCCGCCAGGACCTGGAGCGCGCCTACCTCCAGGCGCTGGCGCAATTGCCCGAAGCACTGGCGCCGTCGGAAGAACACCGGGCAATCATTTTCGAAACCCTGCTGGAGCTCGACCGCCTGCTCGACGGCCTGCCATTGGCGGTCAAGCGCGCCTTCCTGATGGCCCAAGTCGATGGCCTGAGCTACAGCGAGATCGCTGCGCAACTGGGTATCTCCCTGGCCACGGTCAAGCGCCACCTGAACAAGGCGGCCATGCGCTGTTACTTCGCCCTGTGA